A single region of the Mycobacterium avium subsp. avium genome encodes:
- the rapZ gene encoding RNase adapter RapZ: MDAHLENGAGIDVVLVTGLSGAGRGTAAKVLEDLGWYVADNLPPQLITRMVDLGMDAGSRITQLAVVMDVRSRGFTGDLDSVRTELATRNIAPRVVFMEASDDMLVRRYEQNRRSHPLQGDQTLAEGIAAERRMLAPVRATADLIIDTSTLSVRALRETIERAFGGGASATISVTVESFGFKYGLPMDADMVMDVRFLPNPHWVDELRPRTGQDPAVRDYVLGQPGAAEFLDAYHRLLSLVVDGYRREGKRYMTVAIGCTGGKHRSVAIAEALMQRLQAQHGEAQLSVRVLHRDLGRE; the protein is encoded by the coding sequence GTGGACGCGCACCTGGAAAACGGGGCCGGCATCGACGTCGTGCTGGTGACCGGATTGTCCGGCGCCGGACGGGGTACCGCGGCCAAGGTGCTCGAGGACCTGGGCTGGTATGTGGCCGACAACCTGCCCCCGCAGCTGATCACCCGGATGGTCGACCTGGGCATGGACGCCGGCTCGCGGATCACCCAGCTGGCGGTGGTGATGGACGTGCGGTCGCGCGGTTTCACCGGCGATCTGGACTCGGTGCGCACCGAACTGGCCACCCGCAACATCGCTCCGCGGGTGGTGTTCATGGAAGCATCCGACGACATGTTGGTGCGCCGCTACGAGCAGAACCGCCGCAGCCATCCGCTGCAGGGCGATCAGACGCTGGCCGAGGGCATCGCCGCCGAGCGGCGGATGCTGGCGCCGGTGCGGGCCACCGCGGATCTGATCATCGACACCTCGACGCTGTCGGTGCGGGCCCTGCGCGAGACCATCGAGCGGGCGTTCGGCGGCGGCGCCAGCGCGACCATCAGCGTCACCGTCGAGTCGTTCGGCTTCAAGTACGGCCTGCCGATGGACGCCGACATGGTGATGGACGTGCGCTTCCTGCCGAACCCGCACTGGGTCGACGAATTGCGGCCCCGCACCGGGCAGGATCCCGCCGTGCGCGACTACGTGTTGGGCCAGCCCGGCGCGGCCGAGTTTCTCGACGCCTACCATCGGTTGCTGTCTCTGGTCGTCGACGGCTACCGCCGGGAGGGCAAGCGCTACATGACGGTCGCCATCGGCTGCACCGGCGGCAAGCATCGCAGCGTGGCGATCGCCGAGGCGCTGATGCAACGGCTGCAGGCCCAGCACGGTGAGGCCCAACTGTCGGTGCGGGTGTTGCACCGGGATCTGGGCCGCGAATGA
- the yvcK gene encoding uridine diphosphate-N-acetylglucosamine-binding protein YvcK produces the protein MNRGIVALGGGHGLYATLSAARRLTPYVTAVVTVADDGGSSGRLRSELGVVPPGDLRMALAALASDSPHGRLWATILQHRFGGSGALAGHPIGNLMLAGLSEVLADPVAALDELGRILGVKGRVLPMCPIALQIEADVSGLEADPRMFRVIRGQVAIATTPGKVRRVRLLPDNPPATRQAVDAIMAADLVVLGPGSWFTSVIPHVMVPGLAAALRATTARRALVLNLVAEPGETAGFSVERHLHVLAQHAPGFTVHDIIIDAERVPSEREREQLRRTATLLSAEVHFADVARPGTPLHDPGKLAAALDGVRAARKAPGASPVTATADIRVDGASPPAGGNGPAGSGPRGDDAWR, from the coding sequence ATCAACCGGGGCATCGTCGCGCTGGGCGGCGGACACGGCCTGTACGCGACGCTCTCGGCGGCCCGCCGGCTCACCCCCTATGTCACCGCCGTGGTGACCGTCGCCGACGACGGCGGGTCTTCGGGCCGGCTGCGCAGCGAGCTGGGCGTGGTGCCGCCGGGCGATCTGCGAATGGCGTTGGCGGCCTTGGCTTCTGACAGCCCGCACGGCCGACTGTGGGCGACCATCCTGCAGCACCGGTTCGGCGGCAGCGGCGCGCTGGCCGGGCACCCGATCGGCAACCTGATGCTGGCCGGGCTCTCGGAGGTGCTGGCCGACCCGGTGGCCGCCCTCGACGAGCTGGGCCGCATCCTCGGCGTCAAGGGCCGGGTGTTGCCGATGTGCCCGATCGCGCTGCAGATCGAGGCCGACGTGTCGGGCCTGGAGGCCGATCCGCGGATGTTCCGGGTCATCCGCGGGCAGGTGGCAATCGCGACCACGCCCGGCAAGGTGCGTCGGGTGCGGCTGCTGCCGGACAACCCGCCGGCGACCCGGCAGGCCGTCGACGCCATCATGGCCGCCGACCTGGTGGTGCTCGGCCCGGGCTCGTGGTTCACCAGCGTCATTCCGCACGTGATGGTGCCCGGGCTGGCGGCGGCGCTACGGGCGACCACCGCCCGCCGCGCGCTGGTGCTCAACCTGGTGGCCGAGCCGGGGGAGACGGCGGGCTTCTCCGTCGAGCGTCATCTGCACGTACTCGCCCAGCACGCACCGGGATTCACCGTGCACGACATCATCATCGACGCCGAACGGGTGCCCAGCGAGCGGGAACGCGAGCAATTGCGCCGCACCGCCACACTGCTTTCGGCCGAGGTCCACTTCGCCGACGTGGCCAGACCTGGTACACCTTTACATGATCCAGGCAAGCTCGCGGCGGCCCTGGACGGGGTCCGGGCGGCCCGCAAGGCCCCGGGCGCATCCCCGGTCACGGCCACCGCGGATATTCGGGTTGACGGTGCAAGCCCACCGGCAGGTGGCAACGGACCGGCCGGCAGCGGACCAAGGGGTGACGACGCGTGGCGATGA